The sequence GTGGGCGCGCTTTTTCCCACACTGTCCCGCAGATACCAGACGGACCGGAAGAGTTTTGAGCGGGCTTATGTGCAAAGCTTCAGGCTTATGGCGGTGATCGGCGCGCCGGTGTGTGCGGGCGTGACCCTCTTTGCTTCGCAGCTTGTCCGGCTTGCCTTCGGGGAGGGTTTTGAGGCCTCGGCCTGGGTTTTGCAGCTCTTGGCCTGGGCCGGGCTGCTGGTGGCCTTCGGGAATCTGAACGGTTCCGTGCTCTATGCGGCCGGGCGCCAAAAGGTGATGGCCGTAGTGTGCGGGTTGGGATTGATCCTCAATATCGGGCTCAACATCTGGTTGATTCCGCCATATACCTACATGGGGGCTGCCTTTGCAACGCTGGTTAC comes from Candidatus Omnitrophota bacterium and encodes:
- a CDS encoding polysaccharide biosynthesis C-terminal domain-containing protein — its product is VGALFPTLSRRYQTDRKSFERAYVQSFRLMAVIGAPVCAGVTLFASQLVRLAFGEGFEASAWVLQLLAWAGLLVAFGNLNGSVLYAAGRQKVMAVVCGLGLILNIGLNIWLIPPYTYMGAAFATLVTELLVWLSLMGYLRYRLGLDTHQLWGMPDLKYLKSEEKTHGD